A genomic stretch from Enterobacter oligotrophicus includes:
- a CDS encoding cytochrome C assembly family protein, with amino-acid sequence MPVFALIALVAYSVSLALIIPGLLQKNSGWRRMAILSAVIALVSHAFALESRIIPGDGSVQNLSVLNVGSLVSLMICTVMTIVASKNRGWLLLPIVYAFALINLALATFMPNEFITHLEATPGMLVHIGLSLFSYATLIIAALYAMQLAWIDYQLKNKKLAFNHEMPPLMVIERKMFHITQVGVVLLTLTLCTGLFYMKNLFSVENIDKAVLSIIAWFVYIVLLWGHYHEGWRGRRVVWFNVAGAGILTLAYFGSRFIQQFAG; translated from the coding sequence ATGCCTGTTTTCGCACTGATCGCTCTTGTTGCCTACTCTGTCAGCCTCGCGCTGATCATTCCCGGCCTGCTGCAAAAAAACAGCGGCTGGCGGCGCATGGCTATCCTTTCGGCAGTGATCGCACTGGTAAGTCACGCTTTTGCGCTGGAATCTCGCATCATTCCCGGTGATGGCAGCGTGCAAAATCTGAGCGTGCTGAACGTCGGCTCACTGGTCAGCCTGATGATCTGTACGGTGATGACCATTGTCGCCTCAAAAAATCGCGGCTGGCTGCTGCTGCCAATTGTGTATGCCTTCGCGCTGATCAATCTGGCCCTGGCCACCTTTATGCCCAATGAATTCATTACTCATCTGGAAGCCACTCCGGGAATGCTGGTGCACATTGGCCTGTCATTGTTCTCCTACGCAACATTAATCATCGCCGCGCTCTACGCCATGCAGCTCGCCTGGATTGACTATCAGTTGAAAAACAAAAAGCTGGCCTTTAACCATGAAATGCCACCGCTGATGGTCATTGAGCGTAAGATGTTTCATATCACTCAGGTCGGTGTCGTACTGCTGACGCTGACGCTCTGTACCGGCCTGTTTTACATGAAGAACCTGTTCAGCGTGGAGAATATCGACAAAGCCGTTCTCTCCATCATCGCGTGGTTTGTCTATATTGTCCTGTTATGGGGTCATTATCATGAAGGCTGGCGCGGTCGTCGCGTGGTCTGGTTCAACGTCGCGGGTGCGGGTATTCTCACCCTTGCCTATTTTGGCAGCCGCTTCATACAGCAATTTGCTGGCTAA
- a CDS encoding HlyC/CorC family transporter, with translation MEHISTTALIVTLIIMVVISAYFSGSETGMMTLNRYRLRHRAKHGNRAARRVEKLLRKPDRLISLVLIGNNLVNILASALGTIVGMRLYGNAGVAIATGVLTFVVLVFAEVLPKTIAALYPEKVAYPSSFLLAPLLILMMPLVWLLNMVTRLLMRMVGIKADVTISSALSKDELRTIVNESRSQISRRNQDMLLSVLDLEKVSVDDIMVPRNEIVGIDINDDWKAIVRQLTHSPHGRIVLYRDSLDDAISMLRVREAYRLMTEKNEFTKEVMLRAADEIYYVPEGTPLSTQLVKFQRNKKKVGLVVDEYGDIQGLVTVEDILEEIVGDFTTSMSPSLAEEVTPQNDGSVLIDGSANIREINKAFNWHLPEDEARTMNGMILEALEEIPAAGTRVRIEQYDIDILDVQDNMIKQVKVLPVTPLRESIAE, from the coding sequence CTGGAACACATCTCTACCACCGCGCTGATCGTCACGCTGATCATCATGGTGGTCATCTCTGCCTATTTCTCTGGCTCGGAAACCGGCATGATGACGTTGAACCGCTACCGGTTACGTCATCGCGCGAAGCACGGTAATCGTGCCGCACGCCGTGTCGAAAAGCTGCTGCGTAAGCCCGACCGCCTGATTAGCCTGGTGCTAATTGGTAACAACCTGGTCAACATTCTCGCTTCTGCGCTGGGCACCATCGTCGGCATGCGCCTGTACGGTAACGCCGGGGTCGCCATTGCCACTGGTGTCCTGACGTTCGTGGTGCTGGTGTTTGCCGAAGTGCTGCCCAAAACCATCGCCGCACTTTACCCGGAGAAGGTGGCCTACCCGAGCAGCTTCCTGCTGGCACCGCTGCTTATTCTGATGATGCCGCTGGTCTGGCTGCTGAATATGGTCACCCGCCTGCTGATGCGGATGGTGGGCATCAAAGCGGACGTCACCATCAGCAGCGCACTCAGCAAAGACGAGCTTCGCACTATTGTGAATGAATCCCGCTCGCAGATTTCCCGCCGCAATCAGGACATGCTCCTGTCCGTACTGGATCTGGAGAAAGTCAGCGTCGACGATATCATGGTGCCGCGCAATGAGATTGTTGGTATTGATATCAATGATGACTGGAAGGCCATCGTCCGTCAGCTGACGCACTCCCCGCACGGGCGCATTGTGCTCTATCGCGACTCGCTGGACGATGCCATTAGCATGTTGCGCGTGCGCGAGGCCTACCGTCTGATGACCGAGAAAAACGAGTTCACCAAAGAGGTGATGCTGCGCGCCGCCGACGAGATTTACTACGTCCCCGAAGGAACACCGCTCAGCACACAACTGGTGAAATTCCAGCGTAATAAGAAAAAAGTGGGCCTGGTGGTTGATGAATACGGTGATATTCAGGGGCTTGTGACGGTCGAAGATATTCTGGAAGAGATTGTTGGAGACTTCACCACGTCAATGTCACCTTCTCTTGCAGAGGAAGTCACCCCGCAAAACGATGGCTCGGTGTTGATTGACGGGAGCGCCAATATTCGTGAAATCAACAAAGCCTTCAACTGGCATCTGCCGGAAGATGAGGCGCGCACGATGAACGGGATGATTCTGGAAGCGCTGGAAGAGATCCCGGCGGCAGGCACACGGGTGCGTATTGAGCAGTACGACATTGATATCCTGGACGTGCAGGACAATATGATCAAGCAGGTGAAGGTTCTGCCCGTCACGCCACTTCGGGAAAGTATTGCCGAATAA
- the grpE gene encoding nucleotide exchange factor GrpE, whose amino-acid sequence MSSKEQKTPEGQAPEEIITEQHDEVEAVEPDASAEQVDPRDEKIANLEAQLVEAQNRERDGVLRIKAEMENLRRRTELDVEKAHKFALEKFVNELLPVIDSLDRALEVADKANPDNAAMIEGIELTLKSMLDVVRKFGVEVIADTNVPLDPNVHQAIAMVESEDVDAGNVLGVMQKGYTLNGRTIRAAMVTVAKAKA is encoded by the coding sequence ATGAGTAGTAAAGAACAGAAAACGCCTGAGGGGCAAGCCCCTGAAGAAATTATCACGGAACAGCACGACGAAGTTGAGGCTGTAGAGCCAGACGCGTCTGCTGAGCAGGTGGACCCGCGCGATGAAAAAATTGCGAATCTGGAAGCTCAGTTAGTCGAAGCGCAGAATCGCGAACGCGATGGTGTGCTGCGCATCAAAGCGGAAATGGAAAACCTGCGTCGTCGTACCGAGCTGGACGTTGAAAAAGCACATAAATTTGCGCTGGAGAAATTCGTCAACGAACTGCTGCCGGTGATTGATAGCCTGGATCGCGCGCTGGAAGTGGCGGATAAAGCGAATCCGGACAACGCGGCGATGATCGAGGGTATCGAACTGACGCTGAAATCCATGCTGGATGTGGTGCGTAAGTTTGGCGTGGAAGTGATTGCCGATACCAACGTACCGCTGGACCCGAACGTTCACCAGGCGATTGCGATGGTGGAATCAGAAGATGTCGACGCCGGTAACGTACTTGGCGTGATGCAGAAAGGTTACACCCTGAACGGCCGTACTATTCGCGCTGCGATGGTGACCGTGGCGAAAGCGAAAGCGTAA